The Cohnella abietis genome has a segment encoding these proteins:
- a CDS encoding GNAT family N-acetyltransferase, which produces MKPILLDIPEQFETERLLLRAPLFGDGVIINEAIRESFKTLNEWLNWADHIPEIEETEANVRKNRANFLLREGFIFYMLEKASGVFIGTCGLVRIDWNVRKFEIGYWIRNSASGHGYMTEAVNGLTEYAFNYFDANRIEILCDTKNTASRMVAERCGFHLEAILKKNFINPFGELRDDCIYAKVRLEDRMYGYPNT; this is translated from the coding sequence AGCAGTTTGAAACGGAGCGTCTCTTATTACGTGCTCCTTTATTTGGTGATGGAGTTATAATTAACGAGGCAATCAGGGAGTCATTTAAGACATTAAATGAGTGGTTGAATTGGGCTGACCACATTCCAGAAATCGAAGAAACTGAAGCAAACGTTCGTAAAAATCGTGCGAATTTCTTACTTCGTGAAGGTTTCATATTTTACATGCTGGAAAAAGCCTCTGGAGTATTTATTGGAACCTGTGGTCTAGTCAGAATAGATTGGAATGTGCGTAAATTCGAAATCGGTTACTGGATAAGGAATTCTGCATCTGGACACGGCTATATGACCGAAGCAGTAAATGGATTGACTGAATATGCATTCAATTACTTTGATGCTAATCGCATCGAGATACTCTGTGATACGAAAAATACTGCAAGCCGTATGGTTGCTGAACGATGTGGATTCCATCTCGAAGCTATATTAAAAAAGAACTTCATAAATCCTTTTGGTGAGCTTAGAGACGATTGTATTTATGCTAAAGTTCGTTTGGAAGACAGGATGTATGGATATCCAAATACGTAA